In Actinopolyspora saharensis, the genomic window GGTGGCCGCGTTGGCCGCGTCCAGACAGGTTTTGACCATGGGGCCGTACGCGGCGAGCGTGGCGGAGCTCCCCCTGCGCAGCAGCGCCGAACTGCCCATGGGCAGGTGCTCGGCCGCGGGGTCGAGCTCGGCCTTCTCCCAGTAGCGCCGCTTCGGTTCGAAGAACAGGACCGGGTCGTCGCTGTCGATGGCCTGCTGCAGCATCCAGTAGGCGTCCACCGGGTTCGAACAGGCCACGACCTTCAGGCCCGCGACGTGCGCGAACAGCGACTCCGGCGACTCGGAGTGGTGCTCGACCGCTCCGATGCCCCCGCCGAAGGGGACGCGGATGACCACCGGGGCCTTGAGCTTGCCCTGGCTGCGGAAGTGCAGCTTGGACAGCTGCGAGACGATCTGGTCGAAGCCGGGGAAGATGAAGCCGTCGAACTGGATCTCGCAGACCGGGCGGAACCCGCGCATCGCGAGCCCGATGGCCGCTCCGATGATCCCGGACTCCGCGAGCGGGGTGTCCAGCACGCGGTGCTCCCCGAAGTCCTTCTGCAGCCCGTCGGTCACCCGGAAGACGCCGCCGAGCTTGCCGATGTCCTCGCCCATGACGAGCACCTTCGGGTCGCGTTCCATGGCGGCGCGCATGGCCATGTTCAGACCCTTGGCCATGGTGATCGTCCGGGGCTGCGCGGTGTCTGAACCGGTGGTTTCAACGGTGGGCGCGGCCATCAGCGAACACTCCCCTCGGTGTCGTTGCCCGCATCGGCGAAGCCGGAAAGGTATTCGAAGTACTCGTCCCGCTGTGCGGCCACCACGGGGCTCTCCTCCGCGTAGACGGCGGAGAACATCCGTTCCGGCGGGGGGTCGGGCATGTTGAGGCAGAAGTCGCGGAACCGCGTGGCCAGTTCCTCGCCCTCGTCGTCCACCTCGTCGATGAACCCCTGGTCGGCGATCTGCTCCCGGAGCAGGTGCACCCGCAGCCGTTCGATCGGGTCCTTGAGCTTCCACGCCTGGAGGTCGTCGTCCATCCGGTAGCGCGTGGCGTCGTCGGAGGTGGTGTGCGCGTCCATGCGGTAGGTGAAGGCCTCGATCAGCACCGGGCCGTTCCCGTTGCGCGCCTCGTCCAGCGCCCACTTGGAGACGGCGAGGCTGGCGAGCACGTCGTTGCCGTCCACTCGGATGCCGGGGAAGCCGTACCCCCTGGCGCGCTCGTAGAGCGGAACGCGGCTCTGGCGCTCGGTCGGCTCGGAGATCGCCCACTGGTTGTTCTGGCAGAAGAAGACCACGGGGGAGTCGTAGACGGAGGCCCAGACCATGCCCTCGTGCACGTCGCCCTGGCTGGTGGCGCCGTCGCCGAAGAACGTCATCGTGGCTTCGTTCGCGTCGGGGTCGGGGTTGCCGACCCCGCCCTCGAACTTCTGCCCCATCGCGTAACCGGTGGCGTTCACGCACTGGTTGCCGATGACGATGGTGTACAGCCCCATCCCGGTCCGGTTCGGGTCCCAGCTGCCGTGGTCCGTTCCGCGGAATATGCCGAGCAGCTCGGTGGGGTCGATGCCCCGGCACCAGGCCACTCCGTGCTCGCGGTAGCTCGGGAAGGCCATGTCCTGGGGCCGCAGCGCTCTTCCGGCGCCGATCTGCGCCGCTTCCTGGCCGAGCAGCGGCACCCAGATGCCGAGCTGCCCCTGGCGCTGAAGTGAGTTGCCCTCGCGGTCGGCCCGGCGGATCAGCACCATGTCGCGGTACATCCCGCGCAACTGCTGCTCCGAGACGTCGATGTCGAAATCCGGGTGCGATACCCGCTGACCCTCCGGTGTCAGAAGCTGCACGAGGTCAGCTCCGCCTTCGCTGGTCGCGCGCAATCCGGCGATCACCTGCTCCCTCGTTGGTACTGCTGAGGTTGCGGCAGGGGCCGTCTCGTCCGCGTGACCACGATCCTCGGATCGGCTCGGTCGCGTCCAGTGTTCGGGGGACATGTGGATCTCCTCGTCTCACCCGGCCCGATCGCTTGTGACGACGGGTCCGGTTGCTCCGCCCGGTGCCGTTCGGCCTGGTGGGCCCCGGTGCGCCGGGCGCAGCCTTTGGATCGCTGTAGTGGCCATCCTGGCATGACACCCGCCACTTTCGTGAGTCCCGCCACAAAGATCGATCCCGCCTGCAAACCTGTTCCCCGGCACCGTAGTGCTTGCTCGTGAAGCACGTATTCGCAGGTCATCAAAGGGGTGGAGCTCCGATTGACGGGGTTGTGACAGTTGTATAACCAATCTTTTCGGGTTTTGCTCACGAATCGGCGAAAGCCCTTCGTGTGCAGCCCCGCGCGCCATACAATGCGTCGGGTGAATGATCGATCACGTACCGCTTTCGGACTCCCGGGCGAGCTCGTGCTGCTGCTGCACAAGCCGCACGGCGGGCACCACTCGGCCCATCCGGATGTGGCAGTGGCCGCGGCCGAGGTGGCCGAGCTGGTGCTTCGGGGTCATGCCACGATCACCGACCTCGGACTGTCCGGCTCCGGGATGCGGCTGGACGACGTGGAGCCCGGCGGGCTCGAGTGGCTGGACGACGCGCTGGACCAGCTGCGTCGCAAGGTGCGGCGCTCCACCGGTGCGGTTGCCCTCGGTTCCTGGTTCCACTCCAGGAACGGTGTGTTCAAGAGGTACCGGGACCGGATGGCCCGGGACGGGCCGCTGTGGGCGGAGCGGCGCAAGGTGTTCGGCGTGGAGTACTCCAAGTACTTCCCCGACTCGGAGATCAGGGGTGCGCTGGTCCAGGAGCTCGGGGAGGTGGCCAGGCAGGAGCGGGCCGTCGACAACAGGCTGGCCCTGCTCGCCGCGATCGTCCACGGCACCGGTCTGCTGAGCGAGCTCGGGATGGATCGCTCCGAACGGCGGGTGATCAAGTCGCTGGCCCGGGGCGAGAAGCTCGGGGAGGCCGTCGACGCGACCGTGGGGGCGGCGCGGGCGGCCATCGTGGTCGCCGGGGCGGCGGCCGCCACCGGTGGCGGGGACGGCGGAGGAGGCTGACCCGCGGCCGTCGAGTGCTTTTCGGATTCACGCAAAGCGCCCCACCACCGCGCTGCCACCTCCTAGACTTCGCCGGGTGAGTGAACGATCACCCGGTGTTTCGGACCTGTCGCTGCCCGCCGAGCTCGTGCTGTTGCTGCACAAGACGAACGGCAGGCCGTTCGCCAGCGTGGATGCCCACACCGTCGTGGCCGTGGCCGAGGTGGCCGAGCTCGTGCTGCGCGGCCGGGTCGAGCTGCGCGGACGGAGACCCAGAAGTTCGCGGGTCGTGTTGCTGGACCGGAGCCCGACGGGGGTGGACTGGCTGGACCGGGACCTGGAACTGCTGGCCTTCTGGATGAGCTCGCGCTCGGCCTCGATTTCCCTGCTCACCTGGTTCTCGCTGCGGCGGCTGGCCTTCACCGAGCACCGCACCCGCTTGCACGCGGCGGGCCACTTCGAGCACCGCAGGGACAGAGTGCTCGGGTTGTGGTCGCACGAGCGCTACGTCCCGTCGGAACGGGAGCGCGGAGCGCGGTTGGAGAAGCTTCTCCGCGTCGCCCGCGGGGAGAGTCACGTCGACGACCGGACGCTGCTGTTCGTGGCGCTGAGCTACTTCAGCGGGCTGTCGCTGGCCCTCTCCGTCGAGCAGTCCCTGCGGGAGCGGCTGGGCTCGATCGCCCGGGGCGAGAAGCTCGGGGAGGCCGTCGACACGACCGTGGTGACGGCGCAGGTGGCCGTCGTGGCGGGCGGAGCGGTGGCCACCGGCGGGGACGGCGACGGTGGGGACGGTGGTGACGGCGGAGGAGGTTGAGGTCTGCCCCACGGGGAGCTGTCCGTTCCGGAAAGTGGGAATACGATCGAGGCGTGGACCACGCAGCAGTTAACACCTTCGTCCGTCAGCAGTGGGACTCCTCCGTGGTGTCCAGCCTCTCCCGGTTGGTCGAGATACCGGCCGTGTCCCCCGGGTTCGATCCCGACTGGGAGGCCAACGGTCGGCTGGATGCGGCCATCGGCCACGTGCGGGAGTGGATCGAGGCCAGGGGCATCGCCGGGGTCGCCACCGAGGTAGTGCGGCTGCCCGGGCGCAGCCCGCTGCTGCTGGTGGACGTCCCGGGCACGGACGGTGCTGCGGACGGCTCGGCCGAGACAGCGCTGCTGTACGGGCACCTGGACAAGCAGCCCCCGATGGAGGGCTGGTCCGCCGGGTTCGGCCCGTGGGACCCGGTGGTGCACGAGGGCAGGCTCTACGGGCGCGGCTCGGTGGACGACGGCTACTCCGGCTACGCGGCCGTGACGGCGATCGAGGCGCTGCGCGCGCAGGGCGGTCGGCATCCGCGCTGCGTGCTGCTGCTGGAGACCGGCGAGGAGTCGGGCAGCCCCGATCTGCCCGCCTACCTGGACCACCTCTCCGAACGACTGGGGCGGATCGGTCTGGTGGTCTGCCTGGACTCCGGCGGCGGGGACTACGAGCGGCTCTGGTTGACCACCTCGCTGCGCGGTCTGGTGCAGGTGAACCTGACCGTCAAGGTGCTCGACTCCGGGCAGCACTCGGGCGCGGCGAGCGGGCTGGTCCCGGACTCCTTCCGGATCGCCCGGCGACTGCTGGACCGGCTGGAGGACCCGGAGACGGGGGAGATCCTGCTGCCGGAGCTGAACGTGCGGATCCCGGACAGCCGCGCCGCGGAGGCGCGTGCGGGTGTCGAGGCGGCGCCGGGGCTGGTGCGCGGTTCGGTGGAGCTGCCGCGGGGGATGCGGATGGTGCACGAGGACGAGGCCGAGCTGGCCCTGAACAACTGGTGGCGCCCCACGCTGACCGTGATCGGTGCGGACGGTCTGCCGCGCCCGGAGGAGGCGGGCAACGTGCTGCGCTCCCGGACCACGCTCGACCTGAGCTTCCGGCTGCCGCCCACCGCCGATCCGGACGCGGCGCTGCGCGCCGTGCGCTCGACGCTGGAGCGGGACGTTCCCTACGGGGCCGAGGTCGAGTTCGGCCACGAGGAGGCAGGCCGGGGGTTCAACGCGCCCGAGACGGCTCCCTGGTTGAACGAGGCGCTGGACCGGGCCAGTGCCGAGGTGTTCGGCGCGGGCTGGCGTTCCATGGGGCTGGGTGGTTCGATCCCGTTCATGGGGCTGCTGCACGAGCGCTACCCGGAGGCGCAGTTCGTGGTCACCGGCGCGCTTGGGCCGCGCAGCAACGCCCACGTGCCGGACGAGTCCCTGGATCTGGACTACGCGGCCAAGGTGACCAGCGCCGTGGCCTACGTGCTCGACGCGCACGCCCGGAAGTGAGCCGGCGGGCTCGCGGGCTCCTCGGGGCGCCCGCGGGCCGGCGTGCGGCCTCCCGGACGGCTGGCCCGCGGACGGCGGCCTCCCGGAGCGGGAGGACCGGTTTCCGCGAATGTGCCTGGTCACTCTTGGTGATGGCCTCCAACCCCTAGTCGCTTCACCTGTTCGGAGGAGGGGTATCGTATTGGCCGCTATCGCGGCCGCTGAACTCGATCTCGTGCGGCGTCGGTTGAGTGACCAAACCAATCGGGAAAGCGCTGCGTGTTCACTCGTTGTGTGGTTGTCATGCTTCCGAGTGAAGTTGACGTGATCGAAACACGTGAGGCCATTTCCGATGGCCCCGGCGGATGGCAGTATCCCAGCATCCGGATTCCCGTCGAGGAGGAGTGACACTGTGGCGCGTCGGACGATGTGGAGAGCGGCGGCTGTGCTGCCCGCGCTCGCACTGGTCGCGGCAGTGGCGGGCTGCGGCAGCGGCGGTGGCGAGGCCAAGGGCATTCCGCTGGTGCAGCAGGGCCAGCTGACCACCTGCACCAACCCGCCGTACGAGCCGTTCGAGTCCAGGAAGAACGGCGAGATCGTCGGCTTCGACATGGCGCTGATCGACCTGGTGGCCGAGGACCTCGGCGTTCCCCAGGAAGTCACCACCGCTCCGTTCGAGACCATCCAGTCCGGCCAGGCGCTCAACGTCGGCAACTGCGACATCGCCGCCTCGGCGATAACGGTCACCGATGTGCGCAAGGAGAACTTCGACTTCTCCGAGCCGTACTTCCAGGCCAGCCAGGCGCTGCTCGTTCCTAAGGACTCCGGGGTGAACAGCCTGGACCAGCTCGAGGGCAAGACGGTGGGCTACCAGAAGGGCACCACCGGAGAGAAGTACGCCAAGGAGCACGCCAAGCCGAAGGGCATCACGATCAAGCAGTACGCGGACCTGGGGCTGCTTTACCCGGCGCTGAAGAACGGGCAGATCGACGCGGTGATCGCCGACGACTTCGTGCTCCGCGACTTCGTGCAGCAGAACCCGGACTACGAGATGTCCAAGAAGTTCGACACCAGCGAGTCCTACGGCTTCGGGGTGGAGAGCGGCAGCGACAAGCTCCGCAAGAAGATCAACGAGGTGCTCGCGCGGGCCAAGCAGGACGGAACCTACGACCGGCTGCACGA contains:
- a CDS encoding GOLPH3/VPS74 family protein, with amino-acid sequence MSERSPGVSDLSLPAELVLLLHKTNGRPFASVDAHTVVAVAEVAELVLRGRVELRGRRPRSSRVVLLDRSPTGVDWLDRDLELLAFWMSSRSASISLLTWFSLRRLAFTEHRTRLHAAGHFEHRRDRVLGLWSHERYVPSERERGARLEKLLRVARGESHVDDRTLLFVALSYFSGLSLALSVEQSLRERLGSIARGEKLGEAVDTTVVTAQVAVVAGGAVATGGDGDGGDGGDGGGG
- a CDS encoding alpha-ketoacid dehydrogenase subunit beta is translated as MAAPTVETTGSDTAQPRTITMAKGLNMAMRAAMERDPKVLVMGEDIGKLGGVFRVTDGLQKDFGEHRVLDTPLAESGIIGAAIGLAMRGFRPVCEIQFDGFIFPGFDQIVSQLSKLHFRSQGKLKAPVVIRVPFGGGIGAVEHHSESPESLFAHVAGLKVVACSNPVDAYWMLQQAIDSDDPVLFFEPKRRYWEKAELDPAAEHLPMGSSALLRRGSSATLAAYGPMVKTCLDAANAATEDGNELEVVDLRSLSPLDLGPVAESVRRTGRLIVVSESPPESSVTSEVAARIQQECFYSLEAPVMRVNGFDTPYPPSKLEDGYLPDLDRVLDAVDRSLAY
- a CDS encoding M20/M25/M40 family metallo-hydrolase → MDHAAVNTFVRQQWDSSVVSSLSRLVEIPAVSPGFDPDWEANGRLDAAIGHVREWIEARGIAGVATEVVRLPGRSPLLLVDVPGTDGAADGSAETALLYGHLDKQPPMEGWSAGFGPWDPVVHEGRLYGRGSVDDGYSGYAAVTAIEALRAQGGRHPRCVLLLETGEESGSPDLPAYLDHLSERLGRIGLVVCLDSGGGDYERLWLTTSLRGLVQVNLTVKVLDSGQHSGAASGLVPDSFRIARRLLDRLEDPETGEILLPELNVRIPDSRAAEARAGVEAAPGLVRGSVELPRGMRMVHEDEAELALNNWWRPTLTVIGADGLPRPEEAGNVLRSRTTLDLSFRLPPTADPDAALRAVRSTLERDVPYGAEVEFGHEEAGRGFNAPETAPWLNEALDRASAEVFGAGWRSMGLGGSIPFMGLLHERYPEAQFVVTGALGPRSNAHVPDESLDLDYAAKVTSAVAYVLDAHARK
- the pdhA gene encoding pyruvate dehydrogenase (acetyl-transferring) E1 component subunit alpha; the protein is MSPEHWTRPSRSEDRGHADETAPAATSAVPTREQVIAGLRATSEGGADLVQLLTPEGQRVSHPDFDIDVSEQQLRGMYRDMVLIRRADREGNSLQRQGQLGIWVPLLGQEAAQIGAGRALRPQDMAFPSYREHGVAWCRGIDPTELLGIFRGTDHGSWDPNRTGMGLYTIVIGNQCVNATGYAMGQKFEGGVGNPDPDANEATMTFFGDGATSQGDVHEGMVWASVYDSPVVFFCQNNQWAISEPTERQSRVPLYERARGYGFPGIRVDGNDVLASLAVSKWALDEARNGNGPVLIEAFTYRMDAHTTSDDATRYRMDDDLQAWKLKDPIERLRVHLLREQIADQGFIDEVDDEGEELATRFRDFCLNMPDPPPERMFSAVYAEESPVVAAQRDEYFEYLSGFADAGNDTEGSVR
- a CDS encoding GPP34 family phosphoprotein, whose protein sequence is MRRVNDRSRTAFGLPGELVLLLHKPHGGHHSAHPDVAVAAAEVAELVLRGHATITDLGLSGSGMRLDDVEPGGLEWLDDALDQLRRKVRRSTGAVALGSWFHSRNGVFKRYRDRMARDGPLWAERRKVFGVEYSKYFPDSEIRGALVQELGEVARQERAVDNRLALLAAIVHGTGLLSELGMDRSERRVIKSLARGEKLGEAVDATVGAARAAIVVAGAAAATGGGDGGGG
- a CDS encoding transporter substrate-binding domain-containing protein yields the protein MWRAAAVLPALALVAAVAGCGSGGGEAKGIPLVQQGQLTTCTNPPYEPFESRKNGEIVGFDMALIDLVAEDLGVPQEVTTAPFETIQSGQALNVGNCDIAASAITVTDVRKENFDFSEPYFQASQALLVPKDSGVNSLDQLEGKTVGYQKGTTGEKYAKEHAKPKGITIKQYADLGLLYPALKNGQIDAVIADDFVLRDFVQQNPDYEMSKKFDTSESYGFGVESGSDKLRKKINEVLARAKQDGTYDRLHEKWFGFAPSEK